In one Spirosoma rigui genomic region, the following are encoded:
- a CDS encoding TonB-dependent receptor, translating to MQPLPGATAVPPWKSVNYRQGLWPFLRMKISILAFLFLMTVGFCTAQMLSGTVRDDRSNQPLPGVTVRVLSTSRGTVTDARGYFLLRDLPTGRYTVQLSSVGYRPTDQVIEVVARSNTERDIRLQPSVVQLNQQTVTTSQRVESFDFLRPEVTTVVTARDLRQRVPRTVPEALFGATGVFLQKTNHGGGSPFVRGLTGQQTLLLVDGIRLNNATFRSGPNQYLNTIDPQSVSQIEVVRSSGSVAYGSDAIGGIVNVLTRTPQFSDKAGFMGSVFGKAMTQGMEYSGRAEVGYASATVAVVGALAYRKFGDLVAGRGLGRETPTGYNQLSGDVKARLRLSNRLVATVAYQDLQQDSVPVYHKVRLENFAYNQFNPQRRQLTYARLEGFYNRPLLKSVQLTTSWQRQTEGRQSQKNPTSAGIAAPAVYERDETTTTGLTLLATAEPAAIWRMQNGIEWYYDRVGSRRDDVNLLTGAVTPKRGLYPDGATMSSLALFSLHTLTLNKLILTAGGRYNAFRITTPESSLQATIRPSALVGNLGASFAIVPAVRLVGSVQSAFRAPNVDDLGTLGIVDFRYEVPNADLQPERSLNKEVGVKIRTQRFSATVLAYHNQLSNFIGRVRAGRDSIQGYPVYLKQNSARAFIRGLEAEAEYEVVPGWLAYAGGTYTYGQNTTAGEPFRRIPPLNGRVGVTYQSSTGWWARAELLLAGAQTRLAKGDQDDNRIAKGGTPAWQVLNLNGGYRWRSLTVSAELQNLTNEAYRTHGSGVDGIGRSAWLSVLVSW from the coding sequence ATGCAACCACTACCAGGGGCTACGGCCGTACCGCCCTGGAAAAGTGTCAACTACCGGCAGGGTTTATGGCCGTTCTTACGCATGAAAATCAGTATTTTAGCCTTTCTCTTTTTGATGACCGTCGGCTTCTGCACGGCGCAGATGCTGTCCGGAACCGTTCGTGACGACCGTAGTAATCAGCCACTACCCGGTGTAACCGTGCGGGTGTTGTCGACCAGCCGCGGTACGGTAACCGACGCGCGGGGGTACTTTCTTTTACGCGATCTACCCACCGGGCGGTACACGGTGCAGCTAAGTTCGGTTGGGTACCGCCCGACCGATCAGGTGATTGAGGTGGTGGCCCGGTCCAATACCGAGCGGGATATTCGGCTGCAGCCGAGTGTCGTGCAGCTCAACCAGCAGACCGTTACGACCAGCCAGCGGGTTGAATCTTTCGATTTTTTACGGCCCGAAGTCACGACGGTCGTTACCGCGCGTGATCTGCGCCAGCGCGTGCCCCGAACAGTTCCCGAAGCACTCTTCGGCGCAACGGGGGTATTTCTGCAAAAGACGAACCACGGGGGCGGCTCCCCCTTTGTGCGCGGGCTGACCGGCCAGCAGACATTGCTGCTGGTCGATGGTATCCGGCTCAATAACGCTACATTCCGCTCGGGTCCCAATCAGTACCTCAACACCATCGACCCGCAGAGCGTGAGTCAAATTGAGGTAGTACGGAGCAGTGGCTCGGTGGCCTACGGCTCCGATGCCATTGGGGGTATCGTCAACGTGCTGACCCGGACTCCGCAGTTTTCCGATAAGGCTGGTTTTATGGGTAGCGTGTTCGGCAAAGCGATGACGCAGGGTATGGAATATAGCGGCCGGGCCGAAGTGGGCTATGCGTCGGCTACCGTAGCAGTCGTGGGGGCATTGGCGTACCGGAAATTTGGCGATCTGGTCGCCGGGCGCGGGTTGGGGCGCGAAACGCCCACCGGCTATAACCAGCTGTCGGGCGACGTAAAAGCCCGCTTGCGACTGTCAAATCGGTTGGTGGCAACGGTAGCGTATCAGGATCTTCAACAGGACAGCGTACCGGTCTACCATAAAGTGCGGCTGGAAAACTTTGCCTACAACCAGTTCAACCCGCAACGGCGTCAACTTACCTACGCCCGGCTGGAAGGGTTTTACAACCGGCCTTTGCTTAAATCGGTGCAGCTGACGACGTCGTGGCAGCGGCAAACGGAAGGTCGCCAGAGCCAGAAAAATCCCACGTCGGCGGGCATTGCCGCCCCGGCGGTGTACGAGCGCGACGAAACCACCACTACGGGTTTGACGCTGCTGGCTACGGCCGAACCAGCGGCTATCTGGCGCATGCAGAATGGTATCGAGTGGTATTATGACCGGGTAGGCAGTCGGCGCGACGACGTGAACCTGTTGACCGGCGCCGTTACACCCAAACGGGGGCTGTACCCCGACGGCGCTACCATGAGCAGTCTGGCCCTCTTCTCGCTCCACACGCTGACGCTGAACAAACTGATTCTGACGGCGGGTGGTCGCTATAACGCGTTCCGGATTACTACCCCCGAAAGTAGTTTGCAAGCCACTATCCGGCCTTCGGCACTGGTCGGTAACCTGGGCGCTTCGTTCGCTATTGTGCCTGCCGTGCGGCTGGTCGGGTCGGTGCAGTCGGCGTTTCGCGCGCCCAACGTCGACGATCTGGGTACGCTGGGTATCGTCGACTTCCGGTACGAAGTGCCCAACGCGGACCTGCAGCCCGAACGGTCGCTGAATAAAGAAGTGGGCGTGAAAATTAGAACGCAGCGCTTTTCAGCTACCGTACTGGCGTACCACAACCAGCTGAGTAACTTTATCGGTCGGGTTCGGGCCGGCCGCGATTCCATACAGGGTTACCCGGTTTACCTGAAACAGAACAGCGCACGGGCGTTTATTCGCGGGCTGGAAGCCGAAGCCGAATACGAGGTAGTACCCGGCTGGCTGGCCTACGCCGGTGGTACGTATACGTATGGGCAGAACACCACCGCTGGCGAACCCTTTCGCCGGATTCCACCCCTGAATGGGCGCGTTGGCGTAACGTATCAGTCCTCGACGGGCTGGTGGGCACGGGCGGAGTTGCTGCTGGCCGGTGCGCAGACGCGCCTGGCTAAAGGGGATCAGGACGATAACCGAATTGCCAAAGGAGGTACCCCGGCCTGGCAGGTGCTGAACCTCAACGGGGGCTACCGCTGGCGGTCGCTAACGGTCAGCGCCGAACTGCAAAACCTGACCAACGAAGCGTACCGAACGCACGGCTCCGGTGTGGATGGCATAGGCCGCAGCGCCTGGCTGTCGGTGCTGGTGAGTTGGTGA
- a CDS encoding DUF5690 family protein, translating to MLFGATAAFCTYACMYAFRKGITAVTFEGMFFAGVGYKTWLVTAQVLGYACSKGLGIKFVSEMAPARRAMNLLALVGAALLALLAFALVPAPYNIIFLFLNGLPLGMVYGIMLGFLEGRRQTDALVAGLTASFIFASGFVKTVALTIKSDWGVTEFWLPFVTGSLFVLPMLVSVYGLTLLPPPTPEDRSLRTERKPMSQLERKTFVRDFGPGLVLLIASYVLLTAFRDFRDNFGPEILRDAGVENPSLFAKTETMVAVGVLIVMAMLQRVTDNFRAFMLLNVIMLTGGALVGLSTYAYSLGVISPGTWFLLTGLGLYMGYVPCNGLYFERLVAAFRYVSTVGFIVTLADWYGYLGSVSVLLYKNFGQAEISFRTFFMYGAYALAVLYSVLVIISFVYFRQKFQQESIKPVSYSS from the coding sequence ATGCTCTTCGGGGCCACGGCTGCGTTCTGTACCTACGCCTGTATGTACGCCTTTCGCAAGGGCATCACCGCCGTTACCTTCGAGGGTATGTTCTTCGCCGGGGTAGGCTACAAAACATGGCTTGTGACGGCGCAGGTGCTGGGCTATGCCTGCTCCAAAGGGCTGGGTATTAAATTTGTTTCGGAGATGGCCCCCGCCCGCCGGGCTATGAACCTGCTGGCGCTGGTGGGTGCGGCCCTGCTGGCGTTGCTGGCTTTTGCTCTCGTTCCTGCCCCCTATAACATCATCTTTCTGTTTCTGAACGGCTTGCCCCTGGGGATGGTCTACGGTATTATGCTCGGCTTTCTGGAAGGGCGTCGCCAGACCGATGCCCTCGTGGCGGGACTGACGGCCTCGTTCATCTTCGCGTCGGGTTTCGTTAAGACCGTAGCACTGACCATCAAAAGCGACTGGGGTGTCACGGAGTTCTGGCTGCCCTTCGTCACGGGTTCGCTGTTCGTGCTGCCCATGCTGGTGTCGGTCTATGGACTGACGCTGCTGCCGCCCCCCACCCCCGAAGACCGCAGCCTGCGCACCGAACGAAAGCCGATGAGCCAGTTGGAACGTAAAACGTTTGTGCGCGATTTCGGGCCGGGACTGGTACTGCTCATTGCGTCCTATGTGCTGCTCACCGCGTTCCGCGACTTCCGCGACAACTTCGGCCCCGAGATCCTGCGCGATGCGGGTGTGGAGAACCCTTCGCTGTTTGCCAAGACCGAAACGATGGTAGCCGTGGGTGTGCTGATCGTGATGGCGATGCTCCAGCGCGTAACCGACAACTTCCGGGCGTTCATGCTGCTCAACGTCATCATGCTGACGGGCGGGGCGCTGGTGGGCCTGAGTACCTATGCCTACTCGCTGGGCGTTATTAGCCCCGGCACCTGGTTTCTGCTGACGGGTTTGGGCTTGTATATGGGCTACGTGCCCTGCAACGGCCTGTATTTCGAGCGGCTGGTAGCGGCATTCCGTTACGTTAGCACCGTTGGGTTTATCGTTACGCTGGCCGACTGGTACGGCTATCTGGGCAGCGTCAGCGTGCTGCTCTACAAGAATTTTGGCCAGGCCGAGATCAGTTTTCGGACCTTCTTCATGTATGGCGCCTATGCGCTGGCGGTCCTGTATAGCGTACTGGTTATCATCTCCTTCGTTTATTTCCGGCAGAAGTTTCAACAGGAAAGTATAAAGCCTGTCTCCTATTCTTCTTAA
- a CDS encoding (2Fe-2S)-binding protein encodes MALFNLQINGRSYRADVDPDTPLLWVLRDNLGLVGTKYGCGIAQCGACTVHLNGEATRACVLPVSAVGKSKVTTIEGLSATGTHPVQQAWDKIDVPQCGYCQAGQIMTAAAFLKHNPKPSTAEIDSAMSGNICRCGTYHRVREAVKVAAASTGSASTKTK; translated from the coding sequence ATGGCACTCTTCAACCTGCAAATTAACGGTCGGAGCTACCGCGCTGATGTTGATCCGGACACCCCGCTGCTGTGGGTGCTGCGCGACAATCTGGGCCTGGTTGGCACCAAATACGGATGCGGCATCGCGCAATGTGGTGCCTGTACGGTTCACCTCAACGGCGAAGCGACCCGCGCCTGCGTACTGCCCGTGTCGGCGGTCGGTAAATCGAAAGTAACGACCATCGAAGGGCTCTCCGCAACGGGAACCCACCCCGTACAGCAAGCCTGGGATAAGATCGATGTACCGCAGTGCGGCTACTGCCAGGCGGGCCAGATCATGACGGCCGCGGCCTTCCTCAAGCATAATCCTAAACCGTCAACGGCCGAAATCGACTCGGCTATGTCGGGTAATATCTGCCGCTGTGGTACCTACCACCGCGTCCGTGAGGCCGTTAAAGTGGCTGCTGCATCGACCGGTTCCGCATCCACCAAAACCAAATAG
- a CDS encoding xanthine dehydrogenase family protein molybdopterin-binding subunit, giving the protein MQTVPNSSRRNFLKLAAAAGGGLLLGFNWTETEGAVDAAGMAGLNAPAVPGVGFNSYLSINPQGVITILSPNPEVGQGIKTAFPIIVAEELDADWRKVVVEQAPLDTKKFERQVAGGSGSIPHSWTRLRTAGATARQMLVGAAAKRWNVPAAECTTAAGVVIHTASNRKLTYGELATEAAQMPVPTDVKLKDQKDFKIIGQTIKNVDNPGILTGKSLFGLDFYREGMLFAMIQRPAFGYTLKSVNDTAIKAMPGIVDVVTFDNNVAVVGKSTWQVKKAKDALKIDWAKTDATESTDDHNRLFKELLDKPDATVRRKDGDVDAAFKGAAKVVTAEYQCPFLPHSPMEPMNFFAHVRPDGVELVGPTQTPELARNETAKLLGIPPEKVTVQLTRMGGGFGRRLKADYVVEAVQVSKRVNAPVKLIWTREDDMTGGSYRPAVRYRFQAALDAQGNMIGYKLRGASINAGNSTREDNFPAGAVDNLLIDSADHKSAITTGPWRAPITNFLAFAEQSFLDEVAQAAGKDPVKFRLDLLDKAKDKPAGAVKYDIDRMKAVINLAVEKSGWGTKKGADGNPVAQGFSVYFSHRSYVAQVGEVVVQKGKPVLQKMYAAADCGVVINQSGARQQVTGCIVDGIGHAMYGNITFKEGMPEQKNFDSYRLIRLNEIPDVEVHFVDNGIEPTGLGEPALPPAGAAVSNAIFKATGKRLRNQPFSQDEVFKSIS; this is encoded by the coding sequence ATGCAGACCGTACCAAATTCGAGCAGACGTAATTTTCTTAAACTGGCGGCAGCCGCCGGAGGTGGTCTGCTGCTGGGCTTTAACTGGACCGAAACAGAGGGCGCTGTTGATGCTGCCGGCATGGCCGGGCTGAATGCACCGGCGGTGCCGGGTGTTGGCTTCAACAGCTACCTGTCCATCAATCCGCAGGGCGTTATCACCATCCTGTCGCCTAACCCGGAAGTAGGGCAGGGCATCAAAACGGCCTTCCCGATCATCGTTGCCGAAGAACTGGACGCCGACTGGCGGAAGGTAGTCGTGGAGCAGGCTCCGCTGGATACCAAAAAATTCGAGCGGCAGGTGGCCGGCGGCAGCGGTTCTATTCCCCACTCCTGGACCCGGCTCCGAACGGCGGGAGCCACGGCTCGTCAGATGCTGGTTGGGGCTGCGGCCAAGCGCTGGAATGTTCCCGCAGCGGAGTGCACAACGGCGGCTGGCGTTGTTATACATACCGCCAGCAACCGCAAGCTAACCTACGGCGAACTGGCAACGGAAGCGGCTCAGATGCCCGTTCCAACCGACGTAAAACTCAAAGATCAGAAGGATTTCAAGATCATTGGCCAGACGATCAAAAACGTTGACAACCCCGGTATCCTGACGGGTAAGTCGCTGTTCGGACTGGATTTCTACCGCGAGGGCATGCTCTTTGCCATGATCCAGCGCCCCGCCTTTGGCTACACGCTGAAATCGGTCAACGATACGGCCATCAAAGCCATGCCCGGCATTGTCGACGTAGTGACGTTCGATAACAACGTAGCGGTCGTTGGCAAATCGACCTGGCAGGTAAAAAAAGCCAAAGACGCGCTCAAGATCGACTGGGCAAAAACCGATGCCACCGAGAGCACGGACGATCATAACCGGTTGTTTAAAGAACTACTCGACAAGCCCGACGCGACCGTTCGCCGGAAGGATGGCGACGTGGATGCGGCTTTCAAGGGCGCGGCCAAGGTCGTTACGGCCGAATACCAGTGCCCGTTCCTGCCGCATAGCCCGATGGAGCCGATGAACTTCTTCGCGCACGTCCGGCCGGATGGCGTGGAACTGGTCGGTCCAACGCAAACACCCGAGCTGGCGCGCAACGAAACGGCGAAACTGCTCGGTATCCCACCCGAGAAAGTAACCGTGCAACTTACGCGCATGGGCGGGGGCTTCGGCCGCCGGCTCAAGGCCGATTACGTAGTCGAAGCGGTGCAGGTATCGAAGCGGGTCAACGCGCCGGTCAAGCTGATCTGGACGCGCGAAGACGACATGACGGGCGGTAGCTACCGCCCGGCTGTGCGCTACCGGTTCCAGGCTGCACTCGATGCCCAGGGTAATATGATTGGTTATAAGCTGCGCGGAGCCAGCATCAACGCAGGCAACTCAACACGCGAAGATAATTTTCCCGCCGGAGCCGTGGATAACCTGCTGATCGACAGCGCCGACCATAAATCGGCGATCACCACTGGCCCGTGGCGCGCGCCCATCACCAACTTCCTGGCCTTTGCCGAACAATCGTTTCTGGATGAAGTGGCGCAGGCCGCGGGGAAAGACCCGGTAAAATTCCGGCTTGACTTACTCGACAAAGCGAAAGACAAACCAGCCGGTGCCGTCAAATACGACATCGACCGGATGAAAGCGGTTATTAACCTGGCCGTCGAAAAGTCGGGTTGGGGAACGAAGAAGGGCGCCGACGGTAATCCTGTTGCGCAGGGATTCAGCGTTTATTTTTCGCACCGGTCCTACGTGGCGCAGGTAGGGGAGGTTGTCGTGCAGAAAGGGAAGCCCGTGCTGCAGAAAATGTACGCGGCTGCCGACTGTGGTGTCGTCATCAACCAGAGCGGGGCGCGTCAGCAGGTAACGGGCTGTATCGTCGACGGAATTGGCCACGCTATGTACGGCAACATTACGTTCAAGGAAGGAATGCCCGAGCAGAAAAATTTCGACAGTTACCGCCTGATTCGCCTGAACGAAATTCCCGACGTGGAAGTCCACTTTGTCGATAACGGTATTGAGCCGACCGGCCTTGGCGAGCCGGCCCTGCCGCCCGCCGGAGCCGCTGTTTCCAACGCGATTTTCAAAGCGACGGGCAAGCGGTTACGCAATCAGCCTTTTTCGCAGGACGAGGTATTCAAAAGTATCTCGTAA
- a CDS encoding SLATT domain-containing protein — MNRNELMLLDWMRKIHQLEYAHCYQSIAYSEVERTIGIGAFILTTTVAFTYRFPFIDFPIIKEYILPLIAFIVAILTGYQTFIKPGEKAEIHRKLGLEYEKIRHEIEPLFISASSENSDFELSIKIIKGKWDSLNSLYVNEKHYIKAKEKVKFFERYPNELGFIPNNSLQ, encoded by the coding sequence ATGAATAGAAATGAGTTAATGCTCCTTGATTGGATGAGAAAAATTCATCAGCTTGAATATGCGCATTGTTATCAGTCAATTGCTTATAGTGAAGTTGAAAGAACAATTGGTATAGGGGCATTTATTTTAACAACTACGGTTGCTTTTACATATAGATTCCCTTTTATCGACTTTCCTATTATAAAAGAATACATCTTACCGCTAATAGCATTTATAGTTGCAATACTCACAGGCTATCAGACGTTTATAAAACCGGGAGAAAAAGCCGAAATCCATCGCAAGCTAGGACTAGAGTACGAAAAGATAAGACACGAAATCGAGCCTCTATTCATTTCTGCATCTAGCGAAAATTCAGATTTTGAGTTAAGTATTAAAATAATAAAAGGAAAATGGGATTCATTGAATAGCTTGTATGTCAACGAAAAACATTACATAAAAGCAAAAGAGAAAGTAAAATTCTTTGAAAGATACCCAAATGAATTAGGATTTATCCCCAATAATTCATTGCAATAA